A genomic window from Quercus lobata isolate SW786 chromosome 10, ValleyOak3.0 Primary Assembly, whole genome shotgun sequence includes:
- the LOC115964575 gene encoding uncharacterized protein LOC115964575, with protein sequence MGPQAFQGLCDILRRDGDLHDTQRATVEEQVEDQFLRQPDGTQVPLEILQSSRFYPYFKDCIGALDGTHVRVNLSNEDAPRYRGRKGYTTQNVLAACSFDLKFTYVLPGWEGTASDSRIIKNTLTRNDNLKIPQGKYYLVDAGYMNRSRLIAPHRGVRYHLKEYFVRPLENAKELFNLRHASLRTAIERAFGVLKKRFPIIASTIEPNYCVDTQNEIILTCCILHNYLMGVDPDESLIAEVDEEVLHSHRERVAPTSREDDEDARQGDIIRDSIALAMWQNYVQM encoded by the exons ATGGGTCCACAAGCTTTTCAaggtttgtgtgacattttgcGGAGAGATGGTGATCTTCATGACACACAGCGTGCCACAGTTGAAGAGCAAGTTG AGGATCAATTCCTTCGACAACCTGATGGAACCCAAGTGCCACTTGAAATACTACAAAGTAGTAGGTTCTacccatattttaag GATTGTATTGGGGCACTTGATGGAACACATGTTCGTGTCAATTTGTCTAATGAGGATGCACCAAGATATCGGGGTAGGAAGGGTTACACAACACAAAATGTGTTGGCAGCATGctcatttgatttaaaattcacATATGTATTACCAGGTTGGGAAGGAACTGCTTCTGATTCAAGAATAATAAAGAATACTTTAACTAGAAACGATAACTTGAAAATCCCACAAg gtaaatattatcttgttgaTGCGGGATACATGAATAGAAGTCGTCTGATTGCACCTCATAGGGGAGTGCGTTATCATTTAAAAGAGTACTTTGTTCGTCCCCTTGAAAATGCTAAAGAATTGTTTAATTTGCGACATGCATCATTGCGTACTGCTATTGAAAGAGCATTTGGTGTACTTAAAAAGAGATTTCCTATCATAGCAAGTACTATAGAGCCTAATTATTGTGTTGACACacaaaatgaaatcattttaacATGTTGCATacttcataattatttaatggGTGTCGATCCTGATGAAAGTCTTATTGCTGAAGTTGATGAAGAGGTTTTGCATTCTCATCGTGAACGTGTGGCCCCTACTTCAAGAGAAGATGATGAGGATGCTAGGCAAGGAGATATTATAAGAGATTCTATAGCATTAGCCATGTGGCAAAACTATGTCCAAATGTGA
- the LOC115964576 gene encoding uncharacterized protein LOC115964576, which translates to MGKISKKNGGDPSKEVQWSSVMDDALVDAFLHQVIIGGRVNGTFTYKAYDDIVKELVEKFDMEINKDKVKNRQKTLKKNFHECYDIFKDGLSGFGWNDSLNMWTAEPEVWEPLIVSKLAAKKWMATPIPNYSKMAQLWAKDRAKGDHAEIAKEKHARYTASTTIDEIDNLISQNEVSLENFEVENDQRSPEINVARSRVLSQDAMSSKSKKRRLAEDDELGNVISQSFDNVSKAIDRATEVMAKCFSKSYGAEVHTALGILDLDPISKIEAYIFLMENPTYKEMFFGCLDHERKCVLLTLMSRSKN; encoded by the exons ATGGGTAAGATATCAAAGAAGAATGGTGGAGATCCAAGCAAAGAAGTACAATGGAGTAGTGTTATGGATGATGCTTTAGTGGATGCTTTTTTACATCAGGTGATCATAGGTGGTAGAGTTAATGGAACTTTTACCTATAAGGCATATGATGACATAGTGAAAGAGCTGGTTGAAAAATTTGACATGGAGATCAACAAGGATAAGGTGAAAAATCGACAGAAGACACTGAAAAAGAATTTTCATGAATGCTATGACATATTTAAAGATGGATTGAGTGGTTTTGGATGGAATGATTCTTTAAATATGTGGACAGCTGAACCAGAAGTTTGGGAGCCACTCATAGTG TCTAAACTTGCAGCCAAGAAGTGGATGGCAACACCTATACCTAATTACTCTAAGATGGCACAACTTTGGGCTAAAGATAGAGCAAAAGGTGATCATGCTGAAATTGCAAAGGAGAAACATGCTAGGTATACTGCATCTACCACTATTGATgagattgataatttgatatctcAAAATGAAGTTTCTTTGGAGAATTTTGAAGTGGAAAATGATCAGAGGTCACCAGAAATTAATGTTGCACGTTCTCGAGTGTTATCACAAGATGCAATGTCTtctaaaagcaagaaaagacgACTAGCAGAAGATGATGAACTCGGGAATGTAATTTCCCAATCATTTGATAATGTATCAAAGGCAATTGATAGGGCGACTGAGGTTATGGCAAAGTGCTTTTCAAAGTCATATGGAGCAGAAGTTCACACAGCTTTGGGCATATTGGACTTAGATCCAATATCGAAGATTGAGGCCTACATATTTTTGATGGAAAATCCAACATATAAGGAGATGTTCTTTGGTTGCCTAGATCATGAGCGCAAATGTGTCTTATTGACACTGATGTCTaggtctaaaaactaa